One genomic window of Thermogemmata fonticola includes the following:
- a CDS encoding ubiquitin-like small modifier protein 1 — protein sequence MAVTVEIPAPLREATGGQTAVAVAGETVAAALADLIRQYPLLESKLFQNGQLRPYINVFVNDEDIRYLEELQTPVADGTTIALIPAVAGG from the coding sequence ATGGCCGTCACTGTTGAGATTCCTGCACCGTTACGCGAAGCAACCGGAGGGCAGACAGCGGTGGCTGTGGCCGGAGAAACGGTCGCCGCGGCCTTGGCCGACCTGATCCGTCAATATCCCTTGCTGGAAAGCAAGCTCTTCCAGAATGGGCAACTGCGGCCTTACATCAACGTTTTCGTCAATGATGAGGACATTCGCTACCTGGAGGAGTTGCAAACGCCCGTAGCGGATGGCACCACCATTGCGTTAATCCCGGCAGTGGCCGGCGGTTGA
- a CDS encoding ThiF family adenylyltransferase, with protein sequence MIAADPWDRYSRQMRFPGLGKAGQERLLASRVTLCGCGALGTVLANALVRAGVGMLRIADRDFVEPSNLQRQVLFDESDVTENLPKAEAAARKLRQINSSVTVEPVVTDINRTNIEDLCRDADLILDGSDNFELRYLINDVSVKLGKPWVYGGAVGSEGMTMTIVPGQTPCLRCVFEAAPGPGETGTCETAGVLGPAVGIVANFQAAEALKILSGHLEAINRDLLVLNVWDNTIKRVKIAPLAGRKGKCPCCAQRRFEWLEGEHGTQTTTLCGRNAVQVTHRRASRLDFETLAQTLRSSGTVSFNKFLLKFHLVENGEAYEFTVFPDGRAIIKGTSEPDKARTLYARYVGY encoded by the coding sequence ATGATAGCGGCAGACCCTTGGGACCGATATTCCCGTCAGATGCGTTTTCCCGGCTTGGGCAAAGCGGGGCAGGAACGTTTGTTGGCCTCCCGCGTGACTTTGTGCGGCTGCGGGGCCTTGGGAACAGTCCTGGCGAACGCCCTGGTGCGCGCCGGGGTCGGCATGCTCCGGATCGCCGACCGTGACTTCGTCGAACCGTCCAATCTCCAGCGGCAAGTGCTCTTCGACGAGTCCGACGTGACAGAGAACCTCCCGAAGGCGGAAGCCGCGGCCCGCAAATTACGGCAGATCAACTCCAGCGTGACGGTCGAACCCGTCGTGACGGACATCAACCGCACGAACATCGAGGACCTCTGCCGCGATGCCGACTTGATCCTCGACGGCAGCGATAACTTTGAGCTGCGGTATCTGATCAACGATGTGAGCGTCAAGCTGGGCAAACCGTGGGTTTACGGGGGAGCGGTGGGTAGCGAAGGCATGACCATGACGATTGTGCCAGGTCAAACCCCCTGCTTGCGCTGCGTGTTTGAGGCCGCCCCAGGACCGGGGGAAACCGGCACCTGCGAAACCGCGGGCGTCTTGGGACCCGCTGTGGGGATCGTCGCCAACTTCCAGGCCGCGGAAGCTCTGAAAATCCTCTCCGGTCATCTGGAAGCCATCAACCGTGATCTGCTCGTCCTCAATGTATGGGACAACACGATCAAGCGGGTCAAAATTGCACCGCTAGCGGGACGCAAGGGGAAATGTCCCTGCTGTGCCCAGCGCCGCTTTGAATGGCTAGAAGGCGAGCACGGCACCCAGACGACCACCCTCTGCGGGCGTAACGCCGTCCAGGTCACGCATCGCCGGGCGAGCCGCCTCGACTTCGAGACCCTGGCCCAGACGCTGCGCTCCTCCGGCACCGTTTCCTTCAACAAATTCTTGCTCAAATTCCATCTCGTGGAGAACGGCGAAGCCTACGAATTCACCGTTTTCCCTGACGGACGGGCCATCATCAAGGGCACCAGCGAACCGGACAAGGCCCGCACACTCTACGCCCGCTACGTGGGTTATTGA
- a CDS encoding aminotransferase class V-fold PLP-dependent enzyme translates to MIYLDNAATSYPKPPTVYEALDHFARHALANPGRAGHKMALAAEHTLDNARHRLNRFFNGRNPERWIFTLNGTDALNIAIKGVLRDGDHVVTTNVEHNSVSRPLVALAEAGRITLTRVSAQEDGRVEPAAIEAALTPRTRLVAMTHASNVLGTIQPIAEIGRLVRCRDLLFLVDAAQTAGVVPIDVQALCIDLLAFPGHKAMFGPTGTGVLYVGPRAENLIRPWREGGTGGDSSSPTQPRELPYYLEGGTPNVLGIAGLIAGLDFVEERGPDHLRQHEVSLCEQVRHALLDMPGFQVFGPADPSLRVGTLSFRHESIPAGDLGAILDQSFDIAVRPGLHCAPYIHKAIGTYPEGTVRISPGPFTTQEQIDRLLAALREITAGV, encoded by the coding sequence ATGATCTACCTGGATAATGCTGCGACGAGCTATCCCAAACCCCCGACCGTTTACGAGGCCTTGGACCACTTCGCCCGACACGCATTGGCCAACCCCGGACGCGCCGGACACAAGATGGCTCTGGCGGCGGAGCATACCCTGGACAACGCCCGGCACCGCCTCAATCGCTTCTTCAATGGGCGCAACCCGGAGCGCTGGATTTTCACCCTCAATGGAACGGATGCCCTCAACATTGCCATCAAAGGAGTGCTGCGGGACGGCGACCACGTCGTCACCACGAATGTGGAACACAACAGCGTCAGCCGCCCTCTGGTGGCGTTGGCCGAGGCGGGCCGTATCACGTTGACGCGGGTCAGTGCCCAAGAGGATGGGCGGGTCGAGCCGGCAGCGATCGAAGCGGCTTTGACCCCCCGCACGCGGCTGGTGGCCATGACACACGCTAGCAACGTCCTGGGCACGATCCAACCGATCGCCGAGATCGGGCGATTGGTTCGCTGCCGGGACTTGCTCTTTCTGGTCGATGCCGCCCAAACAGCGGGAGTAGTCCCCATCGACGTGCAAGCCCTGTGCATTGACCTGCTCGCTTTCCCCGGCCATAAAGCGATGTTCGGCCCGACTGGCACCGGCGTGCTCTACGTTGGGCCTCGTGCCGAAAACCTGATACGCCCCTGGCGGGAAGGGGGCACGGGTGGGGACTCCTCCAGTCCCACTCAGCCGCGGGAGTTGCCGTACTATCTCGAAGGCGGCACCCCGAATGTGCTCGGAATTGCTGGACTGATCGCTGGCTTGGATTTCGTCGAGGAACGTGGGCCGGATCACCTCCGCCAGCACGAGGTGTCGTTATGCGAGCAGGTACGGCATGCCTTGCTGGACATGCCGGGTTTTCAGGTGTTCGGTCCTGCCGATCCTTCCCTGCGCGTCGGCACTCTCAGTTTCCGCCACGAAAGCATCCCTGCGGGGGATCTCGGAGCGATTCTGGACCAATCCTTCGACATCGCGGTGCGTCCCGGCCTGCATTGCGCTCCTTACATCCACAAAGCTATCGGCACCTATCCGGAAGGAACGGTCCGCATCAGTCCCGGTCCCTTCACGACCCAGGAACAGATCGACCGCCTGCTCGCGGCCTTGCGGGAAATCACGGCGGGAGTGTGA
- a CDS encoding WD40 domain-containing protein: MRWLAFHPLVVLLWVGPVLLAPVSSAQESKKDELQPIPTVDLKRNTPIEYNTDIAPIFENKCFVCHSGKITEGDFDMSSYDKLMKGGRKRGAKVIIPGKPEESFLFLACARRARPIMPPKTETPLTPHELSLLKLWIEQGAKAPTTTRVRTKVVVSLPPALVRPVRAVVVAPDGKQVIASRGNQIHVYTAQKKQDPGKKEVLDWVYQRSLVDPNVKFPDGKPAGAAHVSLVESLAISPDGKTLASGSFQEVILWDLASGQIRQRLTGFADRVTALAFSGDGKYLATGGGPPSEEGELKLFDAASAQLVAEIRNAHSDTVFALAFSPDGKYLASGAADKFVKVFEVPSGKLVKSFEGHTHHVMGVGWTPDGKRLVSGSADNIVKAWDFDKGEKIRDMPGHQKQITALVVVGKTPQFLTVSGDTTARLWNADNGATIRQFSGAGDFLYAVAASPDGEVVATGCEDGLVRLYNGKTGALLKALAPEETAPKK, translated from the coding sequence ATGCGTTGGCTTGCCTTCCACCCGCTGGTTGTTCTGCTCTGGGTCGGACCCGTCCTTTTAGCTCCTGTCAGCTCGGCCCAAGAAAGCAAGAAAGACGAATTGCAACCGATTCCCACTGTGGATTTGAAGAGAAATACGCCCATCGAATACAACACAGATATAGCACCTATTTTTGAAAATAAATGTTTTGTATGTCATTCGGGGAAAATTACCGAAGGTGACTTCGATATGAGCAGCTACGACAAGCTGATGAAGGGAGGTCGCAAACGGGGGGCGAAGGTGATCATTCCGGGTAAGCCGGAGGAAAGTTTTCTCTTTTTGGCCTGCGCGCGGCGTGCCCGGCCCATTATGCCGCCGAAGACGGAGACGCCGCTGACGCCTCACGAGTTGAGCCTGCTGAAATTGTGGATCGAGCAGGGGGCCAAAGCACCGACGACGACGCGCGTCCGCACTAAAGTGGTGGTGAGTTTGCCGCCAGCACTAGTCAGGCCTGTCCGCGCTGTGGTTGTCGCCCCGGATGGGAAGCAAGTCATCGCCAGCCGTGGCAATCAAATCCATGTGTACACCGCTCAGAAAAAACAGGACCCCGGCAAGAAAGAAGTGCTGGATTGGGTCTATCAGCGCTCATTAGTTGATCCGAATGTCAAATTCCCCGATGGCAAACCGGCTGGAGCGGCCCATGTTTCCCTGGTTGAGTCGCTGGCCATCAGCCCCGATGGAAAAACCCTCGCCAGCGGCAGTTTCCAGGAAGTGATCCTCTGGGACTTAGCCAGCGGCCAGATTCGGCAACGGTTGACTGGTTTTGCCGATCGGGTCACGGCTTTGGCATTCAGCGGAGATGGGAAATATCTGGCCACCGGCGGCGGGCCGCCCTCGGAGGAAGGCGAATTGAAACTCTTCGATGCTGCTTCCGCCCAATTGGTCGCCGAGATTAGGAATGCCCACAGCGACACGGTGTTCGCCTTGGCTTTCAGTCCCGATGGGAAATATCTGGCTTCTGGGGCCGCCGACAAATTCGTGAAGGTCTTTGAGGTGCCCTCTGGCAAGCTAGTCAAGTCGTTCGAGGGGCATACGCACCATGTCATGGGCGTGGGTTGGACGCCCGATGGTAAGCGCCTGGTCTCCGGGTCTGCCGATAACATCGTCAAAGCCTGGGACTTCGACAAAGGGGAAAAAATTCGCGACATGCCCGGCCATCAGAAGCAAATCACCGCGCTGGTCGTGGTGGGTAAGACGCCCCAGTTCCTGACAGTCAGCGGAGACACGACGGCTCGCCTCTGGAATGCGGACAACGGCGCAACCATCCGGCAGTTCAGCGGAGCGGGGGATTTCCTCTACGCCGTCGCTGCTAGTCCGGACGGGGAAGTGGTGGCCACCGGCTGCGAGGACGGCTTGGTCCGGCTTTACAACGGCAAAACCGGGGCACTCCTAAAAGCCCTCGCTCCGGAGGAAACCGCCCCGAAGAAATGA
- a CDS encoding PPC domain-containing protein codes for MRRQWLGVVLFGTCSIVAAQQAPPGLPTPRLIQVYPIGVSTLPPPQIHVLGMNLTMATVVKVTGTDLDEPQGLLFSHPGLKAEYLDSAAADIKLKGKAKQNATAHTFRVTAAPDVPPGIYDVRVVGQWGVSNPRAFAVGRLPEVEEREPNNDVAEAHRLPLDTTVNGVFAAGTDVDYFAVTARKGQRVVLACLSSSMDSRAVPLLEVFSAGGQRLAGNRNYKDNDAVADFIAPTDGDYYVRLSQFTYLSGGADHFYRLTITTAPWIDAVVPPAVEFGKPTTVTLYGRNLPNGQPADGYAIDGRPLEKLQVTIQPPTDPAARFRWNYPGRIPPPMALMEGFGYTFQGPNGVSFPVPIILTDVPVVARNPALGAAPDKAQPVPAPGEIGGFIAQRGEVVWHRFEAKKGQQFVIELFADRLGTPGDFYFSVRDGKDPNRDLSGEQDDDNDTLHPTNFFTRTLDPPPFRFTAPEDGAYYVQVGCRQAGLVYGPRMVYRLRIAPPQPDFRVIAMPYSRHYQVGSAAWQGGQQAYDVFVDRRDGYSGDITITAEGLPPGVTALPLTLGAQSRWGVLVLRIAPDAPPFTGYIRLKATGSPAQWQGPPLVREVRSAAIIWGFNQQTNTPVLARLDHGLPLAIRPFKAHFALKPDWTKLKINDKPEPAQGVIRVKPNDKFVLPLRVEWISGDKQNLTLAAERIMPGNQEPIIVQFASQPTKDKPEAVVNATVRANIPPGSYPLVIKGTAQLPFTHPATKKGGNVPVDVLSEPALVVVLPTSLAKVAVTGPPNNQIKPGTSADLVVRVERLYNYQGPFQLAAELPPNTSGLSVQGGTIPPGQNEGQVRLTAAPEAKAGPVNGIIIVVNAPYDAQYTVRHEAKINVNIVKK; via the coding sequence ATGCGTCGGCAATGGCTGGGTGTGGTCCTTTTTGGGACGTGCAGCATCGTCGCAGCTCAACAAGCGCCGCCGGGCCTGCCCACCCCCCGGTTGATTCAGGTTTACCCCATCGGAGTGTCCACGTTGCCGCCGCCGCAGATTCACGTTTTGGGTATGAATCTGACTATGGCGACGGTGGTGAAAGTGACCGGGACCGATTTGGACGAGCCGCAAGGACTGCTCTTTTCCCATCCCGGTTTGAAGGCCGAGTATCTCGACTCCGCCGCGGCGGACATCAAGCTCAAAGGGAAAGCCAAGCAGAATGCGACAGCGCACACCTTTCGGGTCACGGCGGCGCCGGATGTTCCGCCGGGAATCTACGATGTGCGCGTCGTCGGCCAATGGGGAGTGAGCAATCCGCGGGCCTTTGCTGTGGGACGGCTCCCCGAAGTGGAGGAACGAGAACCGAATAACGATGTTGCGGAAGCCCATCGGCTGCCTCTCGATACCACGGTCAATGGCGTGTTTGCGGCCGGTACGGATGTCGATTACTTCGCTGTGACGGCGCGCAAGGGCCAGCGGGTGGTTCTGGCATGCTTGTCCAGTTCGATGGACAGCCGGGCGGTGCCTTTGCTGGAAGTGTTTAGTGCGGGGGGACAACGGCTAGCGGGCAATCGCAATTACAAGGACAATGACGCCGTCGCGGACTTCATCGCGCCAACGGACGGGGATTACTACGTGCGGTTATCGCAGTTCACCTACTTGAGCGGCGGTGCGGATCACTTCTATCGCCTGACCATCACCACGGCACCGTGGATCGACGCCGTTGTGCCGCCGGCGGTGGAGTTTGGCAAACCGACGACGGTTACTCTCTACGGCCGCAATTTACCTAACGGTCAACCGGCGGATGGATACGCCATCGATGGCCGCCCCTTGGAGAAGCTACAGGTTACGATCCAGCCCCCCACGGACCCCGCCGCCCGCTTCCGCTGGAATTACCCCGGGCGGATTCCACCCCCGATGGCGCTCATGGAAGGTTTCGGTTATACCTTCCAGGGACCGAATGGCGTGTCGTTCCCCGTCCCTATCATTTTGACGGATGTGCCCGTAGTCGCCCGCAACCCGGCACTGGGAGCGGCGCCGGACAAGGCCCAGCCTGTTCCCGCGCCGGGCGAAATCGGCGGCTTCATCGCGCAGCGCGGCGAGGTGGTTTGGCACCGCTTCGAGGCGAAAAAGGGACAACAGTTTGTCATCGAATTGTTTGCGGATCGCTTAGGAACGCCGGGGGACTTCTACTTCTCGGTGCGCGACGGAAAGGACCCCAACCGCGACCTTTCTGGCGAACAGGATGACGACAATGACACGCTGCACCCCACCAATTTCTTCACCCGTACTTTGGACCCTCCGCCGTTCCGCTTCACCGCGCCTGAAGACGGAGCCTACTACGTACAAGTCGGTTGTCGCCAAGCCGGACTGGTCTATGGTCCGCGCATGGTGTATCGCCTGCGGATCGCGCCGCCCCAGCCCGATTTCCGAGTGATTGCCATGCCGTACAGCCGGCATTATCAGGTCGGTTCGGCGGCCTGGCAGGGGGGGCAGCAAGCCTACGATGTCTTCGTCGATCGCCGGGATGGTTATAGCGGAGATATTACCATCACGGCCGAAGGCTTACCGCCGGGTGTCACCGCTTTGCCACTGACTCTGGGCGCTCAGAGCCGGTGGGGAGTACTCGTGCTCAGAATCGCGCCCGACGCCCCCCCGTTCACCGGGTACATCCGGCTCAAAGCCACGGGTTCGCCTGCACAATGGCAAGGCCCGCCGCTCGTGCGGGAGGTACGCTCGGCGGCCATCATCTGGGGCTTCAATCAGCAGACGAACACCCCGGTCCTCGCCCGCTTGGACCACGGTTTGCCTTTGGCCATTCGGCCCTTCAAAGCTCACTTCGCCCTCAAGCCCGATTGGACAAAACTCAAGATCAACGATAAGCCAGAACCGGCCCAGGGTGTCATCCGTGTCAAGCCGAACGACAAGTTTGTCCTCCCTCTGCGGGTGGAATGGATCAGTGGGGACAAGCAGAACCTGACCTTAGCTGCCGAGCGGATTATGCCGGGGAACCAGGAGCCAATCATTGTGCAATTCGCTTCCCAGCCGACGAAGGACAAGCCGGAAGCCGTCGTGAATGCTACGGTGCGCGCGAACATACCTCCCGGCAGCTATCCGTTGGTCATCAAGGGGACGGCCCAGCTTCCCTTCACCCATCCTGCGACCAAAAAGGGGGGCAATGTGCCGGTGGATGTGCTCAGCGAGCCGGCTTTAGTGGTCGTGCTTCCCACCTCGCTGGCCAAGGTGGCGGTGACAGGACCGCCCAACAACCAGATCAAACCCGGTACCAGCGCGGACCTCGTAGTTCGTGTGGAGCGCCTGTACAACTACCAAGGTCCATTCCAACTCGCAGCGGAGCTGCCTCCGAATACCTCCGGTTTGAGTGTTCAAGGTGGCACCATACCGCCGGGGCAAAACGAGGGCCAGGTGCGATTGACCGCGGCCCCCGAGGCCAAAGCCGGGCCAGTCAATGGGATCATCATTGTCGTCAATGCACCGTATGACGCTCAATATACGGTACGCCATGAAGCCAAGATTAATGTCAACATTGTGAAAAAATAA
- a CDS encoding metallophosphoesterase family protein has protein sequence MRLLVLADIHGNRAALEAIVTQPFDACVCVGDLVDYGPEPGPCVDWVRENALYCVRGNHDHGVAQEVEVQGTAGFRFLTSVTRPLTIAALVPDQRRFLAELPTWQMFTIAGKRFLMVHATPRDPMDEYAQPDPNFWAPRLQGLEVDYLLVGHTHHPYVLQVNGTTIVNPGSVGLNRDGDPRASYAIIEDGRVQLCRTDYPIGATLTRLEEVVQDPVARAMLSDIYQGGPYIQKWRAQGRYGQPPASASTPPPAEHSQQAPPTNGVAAPAPARPIPPLASDAGSS, from the coding sequence ATGCGGTTACTCGTGTTGGCCGATATTCATGGTAATCGGGCGGCATTGGAAGCTATTGTGACGCAGCCCTTCGATGCCTGCGTCTGTGTGGGGGACCTGGTCGATTATGGTCCGGAGCCGGGACCCTGCGTCGATTGGGTGCGGGAGAACGCTCTTTACTGCGTCCGCGGCAATCACGACCACGGTGTGGCCCAGGAAGTCGAAGTGCAAGGCACCGCCGGTTTCCGCTTTCTGACCAGCGTGACCCGCCCCTTGACCATCGCGGCCTTGGTTCCCGACCAGCGGCGGTTCCTCGCCGAACTCCCTACCTGGCAGATGTTCACCATCGCCGGCAAACGCTTCCTCATGGTTCACGCCACGCCTCGCGATCCGATGGATGAATACGCGCAACCCGATCCCAATTTCTGGGCGCCCCGCTTGCAGGGTCTGGAGGTCGATTACCTCCTCGTCGGCCACACCCATCACCCTTATGTGTTGCAAGTGAACGGGACAACGATCGTCAATCCTGGCAGTGTGGGCTTGAATCGGGACGGCGATCCCCGCGCCAGCTATGCCATCATCGAGGATGGACGGGTTCAGCTCTGCCGCACTGACTACCCCATCGGAGCCACGCTGACGCGCCTGGAGGAAGTGGTCCAGGACCCCGTGGCCCGCGCCATGCTTTCAGATATTTACCAGGGCGGGCCTTACATCCAGAAGTGGCGAGCCCAGGGACGTTACGGCCAACCCCCCGCCTCGGCTTCCACGCCTCCGCCTGCTGAACATTCCCAACAAGCTCCTCCAACGAATGGAGTGGCCGCCCCAGCGCCGGCCCGTCCGATCCCTCCCCTCGCTTCCGATGCCGGTTCTTCCTAA
- a CDS encoding WXG100 family type VII secretion target codes for MSQAIVDPGELRRFAASLRRFNADLQAAMANLHGQLQTLGETWRDQEHERFRQEFESTLHALERFLEISNEHIPFLLRKAERIEEYLSQR; via the coding sequence ATGTCTCAAGCCATTGTTGACCCTGGGGAGCTTCGCCGGTTTGCTGCCTCGTTGCGGCGGTTCAACGCGGATTTGCAAGCGGCCATGGCCAACCTGCACGGGCAGCTCCAAACCCTGGGCGAAACCTGGCGCGACCAGGAACACGAACGCTTCCGCCAGGAATTCGAGAGCACTCTGCATGCTTTGGAGCGGTTCCTGGAAATCAGCAACGAACACATCCCCTTTCTCCTGCGGAAAGCGGAACGGATCGAGGAATACCTTTCCCAGCGTTAG